CACGTCCAGCAGGTCGTCCAGCCCGCCGTCCGCGGCTCGATCCTGGACGCGCGCGGAGTGCCCCTCGCCGACAACGAGACACGGCTGGTGGTCTCCGCCTCCCGCACCGACCTGCTGAAGATGCCGGACGACGGCAAGGCCGTCCTCACCAAGCTCGCCGCTGTCCTGGGCATGACCCCCAAGGAGGTCATGGAGAAGGTCCGGCTGTGCGACGCCGAGACGCCCCAGCCGTGCTGGAACGGCTCGCCGTACCAGCCGATCCCCATCACCGACGAGGCCACGCCCAAGCAGGCCCTGCAGATCCGTGAACGCGCCGAGGACTTCCCCGGCATCACCGCCGAGCCGCAGGCCCTCCGCCGCTACCCGAGCCCCGGCGAGGCCAACACCGCCCAGGTCCTCGGCTACCTCTCACCGGTCACCGACGAGGAGCTCCAGGAGGCCCAGGACACCGACTCGCCGTACCTGCGCTCCGACCAGGTCGGCCGCTCCGGCCTGGAGCGCGAGTACGACAAGGAGCTGCGCGGCAAGGCCGGCGTCACCCGCTACGAGGTCGACAACCTCGGCCGGGTCATCGGCCAGGCCGAGGCCGACGCCGCTCAGGCCGGCTCCAACCTCGTCACCAGCATCGACGCCCGCGTGCAGCGGGTCGCCGAGTACGAGCTGAACGACGCGATGAAGAAGGCCCGCCAGGAGTGGGACCGCAACACGGGTGAGAAGTACAAGGCCGACTCGGGCGCGGTCGTCGTGATGGAGGCCAAGACCGGCCGCATCGTCGCCATGGCGTCCAACCCGACCTACGACCCGAACGCCTGGGTGGGCGGCATCTCCGCCAAGGACTACAAGAAGCTCACCGGCAAAGCCTCCAACTACCCGCTGCTCAACCGCGCGATCCAGGGCCAGTCGGCGCCCGGCTCCATCTTCAAGGTCGTCCCCACGGCCGCCGCGGTCAACGCGGGCTACTCCTTCGACGGCCCCTACCAATGCTCCAGCTCGTACTCGATCGGCGGCCAGGTCTTCAAGAACTTCGAGTCCAAGGGGTACGGCCCGATCAGCCTCGGCCGCGCCCTGGAGGTCTCCTGCGACACCGTCTTCTACCGCCTCTCACACGAGGAGTGGAAGCGGGACGGCGGCACCAAGCCGAAGAAGAACGCCAACGACTGGTTCTACAAGACCGCCCACCAGTTCGGCCTCGGCGCGGAGACCGGCATCGACCTCCCCAACGAGGTCACGGGCCGTATCCCCGACCGCCAGTGGAAGCAGGCGTACTGGAAGGCCAACAAGGACGCCTGGTGCAAGTACGGCAAGAAGGGCGGCTCGTACGCCGAGCAGATCGCCTACGAGAACTGCCTCGAAGGCAACCGGATGCGCGCCGGTGACTCGGTCAACTACTCCATCGGACAGGGCGACACCCTCGTCACCCCCATCCAGATGGCCACCATCTACGCGGCCATCTCCAACGGCGGCACCCTGTACGACCCGACCGTCGGCAAGGCAGTCGTCGGCGCCGACGGCAGGACCGTCCAGGAGATCGAGCCCAAGTCGCACGGCAAGCTGCCCATAAGCCGGCAGACGCTGGCCGAGATGGACGACGCCCTCGCCGGCGTCGCCACCCGCGGTACCGCCGCCTGGCGGTTCGCCGATGTCGGCTGGCCGCAGGACAAGATCCCGATGCACGCCAAGACCGGTACCGCGGAGGTCTACGGCAAGCAGACGACCTCGTGGTTCGCCACGTACACCAAGGACTACACGGTCGTCATGACGATCTCCCAGGGTGGTACGGGTTCCGGCGCCTCGGGTCCGGCCGTGCGCAACATCTACGACGCGCTGTACGGCGTCTCCGACGACGGCACGATCAACAAGAAGAACGCGCTGCTGCCGACGCCCCAGAAGAGCCTGCCGAAGGTCCGCACGGACGGGACCATCGCCTCGCCGAAGGTCTCCAAGGACCCGGCGAAGGAGCAGCGGGCCAGCCAGGAGAACGAGGCCGCGCCGGAAGGGCAGCAGCTCGCCGGGACGGTCGCGACGCCGACGGCCGAGAACCGGGACACCCGGCGCAGGCGCGGCAGGAGCCGCAGGCGGGGAAGCCGGAGGTTGCTCACATGACCGGCGTCAACAGCTTCCAGGTCTCCGGGTACGGGCCCGAACAGGCGGGCTGGACCCGCCTGTTCGCCCGCGACTCACTCGCCCGCCGGCTCGACTGGCCGATACTGCTGGCGGCGCTGGCCCTGTCGCTGCTCGGCACGCTCCTGGTGTACTCGGCGACCCGTAACCGCACCGAGCTCAACCAGGGCGACCAGTACTACTTCCTGGTCCGGCACCTGCTGAACACCGGCATCGGCCTCGCCCTGATGGTCGGCACGGTCTGGCTGGGTCACCGCACCCTGCGCACGGCGGTGCCGATCCTGTACGGGCTGTCGGTCTTCCTGATCCTGCTGGTGCTCACCCCGCTCGGCTCCACGATCAACGGCGCCCACTCCTGGATCAAGCTCCCCGGCGGCTTCTCCCTCCAGCCCTCGGAGTTCGTGAAGGTCACGATCATCCTGGGCATGGCGATGCTGCTGGCGACGAGAGTGGACGCGGGGGACAAGCAGTATCCCGACCACCGCACGGTGGTGCAGGCGCTGGGCCTGGCCGCCGTACCGATGCTGATCGTGATGCTCATGCCCGACCTCGGCTCGGTCATGGTGATGGTGGTGATCGTGCTGGGCGTGCTGCTCGCGTCCGGGGCCTCCAACCGCTGGGTCTTCGGGCTGATCGGCGCGGGGACGATGGGCGCCATCGCGGTCTGGCAGCTGGGTGTCCTGGACGACTACCAGATCGCCCGCTTCGCGGCTTTCGCCAACCCCAGCCTCGACCCGGCGGGCGTCGGCTACAACACCAACCAGGCCCGTATCGCGATCGGTTCGGGCGGGCTGGCGGGCGCGGGGCTGTTCCACGGCTCGCAGACGACCGGCCAGTTCGTGCCGGAGCAGCAGACCGACTTCGTCTTCACGGTGGCGGGGGAGGAGTTGGGCTTCATCGGCGGCGGGCTGATCATCCTGCTCCTCGGCGTCATCCTGTGGCGGGCCTGCCGTATCGCACGCGAGACGACCGAGCTGTACGGGACGATCGTCGCGGCCGGGATCGTGGCGTGGTTCGCCTTCCAGGCGTTCGAGAACATCGGGATGACCCTGGGGATCATGCCGGTGACCGGTCTGCCGCTGCCGTTCGTGTCGTACGGCGGGTCGTCGATGTTCGCGGTGTGGGTGGCGGTGGGGTTGCTGCAGTCGATCCGGGTGCAGCGTCCGATGTCCGCGTAGGCCTGCGGCGGGGGCGGGGTTGCTGCGGTTGCCGCCCCCCAGGAACGAGTTGGTTTACCTGGGGTTCATGGCTGGTAGGCCCTGTCACCACGTCGTGACTCCCACTAGATTCGGGTCATGGCGGACACAAAGCGCGAGATCGAGCGGAAGTACGAATCCGACCAGAGCGGTCTTCCCGACCTGACCGGCGTCGCCGGGGTCGCAGCCGTCATCGACAAAGGTGTGGCTCACCTGGACGCCACCTATTACGACACCGCGGACGAACGCCTCACCGCGTCCTCGATCACCCTGCGCCGCCGCACCGGCGGATCGGACGCGGGCTGGCACCTGAAGTTCCCCGTCTCCGAGGGCGTCCGCGACGAGGTCCGCGCCCCGCTCTCCGACACCCTCCCCGACGAGCTCGCCGCTCTGGTCCGCTCCCGGGTCCGGGAGGTCGACCTGCTGCCCGTGGTCCGGCTGCGCTCGGACCGTGACGTGCGTGACCTCCTCGACGCGCAGGGACGGCTGCTGGCGGAGGTCAGCATGGACGCCGTGCACGCCGAGCGGCTCAGTGGCGGCGTCGGTGACGCCCAGTGGACCGAGATCGAGGTGGAGCTCGCCGACGGCGGTGACCCGGCCTTCCTCGACAAGGTGGAGAAGCGGCTGCGCAAGGCGGGCGTACGGCCGTCCGCGTCCTCCTCGAAGCTGGCCCGCGCCCTTGCGGAGACCGCGCCCAAGAAGAAGCGTTCCTCCGCTTCGCTCGACGGCCCTGTCACCTCCGGCGACCACGTGCTCGCGTACGTCCGTGCTCAGCGGGACGCGATCGTCGAGCTCGACCCGGCCGTACGCCAGGACGTCGAGGACTCCGTGCACAGCATGCGCGTCGCCACCCGCCGGCTGCGCAGCACCTTCAAGTCGTACGGCAAAGTCTTGGACCGGGCCGTCACCGACCCGATCGGCGACGAGCTGAAGTGGCTGGCCGGCGAGCTGGGCATGGACCGGGACCGGGAGGTGCTGAACGAACGCCTGTCGGCGGCTCTCGATGAGGTGCCCCACGCGCTGGTCTCCGGTCCGGTCGCCGAGCGGCTGAGCCACTGGGCGGGTGACAGGCCGGGCGGGGCGAGCGGCCGGCTGATCGGAGTCCTCGACTCCCGCCGTTACCTGGCCCTGCTCGACACCCTGGACGGGATGCTCGCCGACC
Above is a window of Streptomyces sp. DT2A-34 DNA encoding:
- the rodA gene encoding rod shape-determining protein RodA; translated protein: MTGVNSFQVSGYGPEQAGWTRLFARDSLARRLDWPILLAALALSLLGTLLVYSATRNRTELNQGDQYYFLVRHLLNTGIGLALMVGTVWLGHRTLRTAVPILYGLSVFLILLVLTPLGSTINGAHSWIKLPGGFSLQPSEFVKVTIILGMAMLLATRVDAGDKQYPDHRTVVQALGLAAVPMLIVMLMPDLGSVMVMVVIVLGVLLASGASNRWVFGLIGAGTMGAIAVWQLGVLDDYQIARFAAFANPSLDPAGVGYNTNQARIAIGSGGLAGAGLFHGSQTTGQFVPEQQTDFVFTVAGEELGFIGGGLIILLLGVILWRACRIARETTELYGTIVAAGIVAWFAFQAFENIGMTLGIMPVTGLPLPFVSYGGSSMFAVWVAVGLLQSIRVQRPMSA
- a CDS encoding CYTH and CHAD domain-containing protein, which codes for MADTKREIERKYESDQSGLPDLTGVAGVAAVIDKGVAHLDATYYDTADERLTASSITLRRRTGGSDAGWHLKFPVSEGVRDEVRAPLSDTLPDELAALVRSRVREVDLLPVVRLRSDRDVRDLLDAQGRLLAEVSMDAVHAERLSGGVGDAQWTEIEVELADGGDPAFLDKVEKRLRKAGVRPSASSSKLARALAETAPKKKRSSASLDGPVTSGDHVLAYVRAQRDAIVELDPAVRQDVEDSVHSMRVATRRLRSTFKSYGKVLDRAVTDPIGDELKWLAGELGMDRDREVLNERLSAALDEVPHALVSGPVAERLSHWAGDRPGGASGRLIGVLDSRRYLALLDTLDGMLADPPLLRAAGKKPGKVLPKAVRKDFGKVSALVEQALELEPGTDRDTAIHEARKKAKRTRYAAEAATPALGKSAKALTKTVKSLQNLLGEHQDSVMARQTLRELSAVAHAAGESAFTYGLLYGREEQRAAAVEADLPGRWDGIKDEADAL
- the mrdA gene encoding penicillin-binding protein 2 gives rise to the protein MTNIPETGRTPRVQIRLIVIQVLVLSLLGTLGGRLWYLQIREGDAYAKEASGNHVQQVVQPAVRGSILDARGVPLADNETRLVVSASRTDLLKMPDDGKAVLTKLAAVLGMTPKEVMEKVRLCDAETPQPCWNGSPYQPIPITDEATPKQALQIRERAEDFPGITAEPQALRRYPSPGEANTAQVLGYLSPVTDEELQEAQDTDSPYLRSDQVGRSGLEREYDKELRGKAGVTRYEVDNLGRVIGQAEADAAQAGSNLVTSIDARVQRVAEYELNDAMKKARQEWDRNTGEKYKADSGAVVVMEAKTGRIVAMASNPTYDPNAWVGGISAKDYKKLTGKASNYPLLNRAIQGQSAPGSIFKVVPTAAAVNAGYSFDGPYQCSSSYSIGGQVFKNFESKGYGPISLGRALEVSCDTVFYRLSHEEWKRDGGTKPKKNANDWFYKTAHQFGLGAETGIDLPNEVTGRIPDRQWKQAYWKANKDAWCKYGKKGGSYAEQIAYENCLEGNRMRAGDSVNYSIGQGDTLVTPIQMATIYAAISNGGTLYDPTVGKAVVGADGRTVQEIEPKSHGKLPISRQTLAEMDDALAGVATRGTAAWRFADVGWPQDKIPMHAKTGTAEVYGKQTTSWFATYTKDYTVVMTISQGGTGSGASGPAVRNIYDALYGVSDDGTINKKNALLPTPQKSLPKVRTDGTIASPKVSKDPAKEQRASQENEAAPEGQQLAGTVATPTAENRDTRRRRGRSRRRGSRRLLT